The segment tgtagaaaataagtgtcatgcccggctcatacgctcctcgtgtgtgccacgccccctgattacccacgtgtgcttccctgatcgtctcctgctgtgtccaattactttgattagtcccgtcctatttaagtgctgatcttacctgttccccgtgtccgtcattgtagtttgttgtggatcttgtgtggtttgatgttccctgctccctgctcccgattccctaattaaaccccgagtttaccccgatctcgacctgtctgcctgctcctttcacgcctgcccacacgatcgccgcttaccgcCGTCCTGCTCGCAACCGCTACGCCGTGATCGTGACAGGGGCCATTCgcgaatcagttctgaatggtgcacaaccttagttcttatgttaaatcatgttttttttttctgacagcccagataaatgaaataaaaaagaattttcttttgttgcttaagaattttgcacagtcctatatacagtatagcaatttttaaagcttttttttttcatttcttttaaagaggctgcaataagtagcattaacatctgtataaagaaaaggctaagcagaaatgtaacaaactgcataatgtgatgtagtgcatgttcatgtataaatgtaacaaactgtataataatgtgatgcagtgcatgttcatgtataaatgtaacaaactgtataataatgtgatgcagtgcatgttcatgtataaatgtaacaaactgtataataatgtgatgcagtgcatgttcatgtataaatgtaacaaactgcacaataatgtgatgcagtgcatgttcatgtataaatgtaacaaactgtataataatgtgatgcagtgcatgttcatgtataaatgtaacaaactgtataataatgtgatgcagtgcatgttcatgtataaatgtaacaaactgcacaataatgtgatgcagtgcatgttcatgtataaatgtaacaaactgcacaataatgtgatgcagtgcatgttcatgtataaatgtaacaaactgcacaataatgtgatgcagtgcatgttcatgtataaatgtaacaaactgtataataatgagATGCAGTGCatattcatgtataaatgtaacaaactgtataataatgagATGCAGTGCatattcatgtataaatgtaacatcaggaggggtccatcacagccccaccaccatctcttgttcaaaccctttggtcttctcattttcattagtaagctcccgaTCACCGTAACTgatctgcatttgagacatttttcccgcatctcattttcacaataagctgataatactaataatactactgtaatgatagtattacagtagacttactctttaaagccagatggcagtggtcacatactgatgaacgGTTGGgcagcaaatgcatttaatgtggctagatagcaaataaactgattcaccatttactctcatttgcatcaattaaaatgtttgctggaaatgtaaatgtaagcagtaaagctacatttTACGTTCTTTAAGAAAGTTTAAGAAAGAACAGTTAAACTGTATTTTGAGTGTGGTTAGAAGATCCAGTATTTCAGAAAACTTAAGAATTGTGTAATATGAGAGACTAGCGAGTCTAATATCAGACTGACtgcgctgagcttgtctgagagagatgattagcgaaTGGCCTCCCACAGTGTCTCAGCACTCCGTACAAAGAACTTCATATGCTCAGCATAtgttcctgtttatctaattgttcttatTTTAACTGGCTGTGAAGGAGTAAATGAATAAACTTTGCCTGTAGAGTGAACTGGTTACTATGGTTCGGGGCAGCTTTTATTAGACATTGTAGACACCACGTTAGTCTATCAAGAGAGTAAGACCGATCGCTAAGGGTGTCATCTGAGTAAAAACAAAGTTACCTCAAAATAGCCAACCAATCACGAGCCAGTACGCATCAAGGCCAACATCTGATTGGAATGCACCATTACTATGCGGTGAAAGGTTAATAGCTAATCACTGATAAACTCAAACACGAACAGCATGCCAAGCAGACTATCTGTTCCCTTCCCTCCATGTTGTCCTTCCAACTGATTGCTCAatgacaatattttaaaatgtggacTTCCTAATTACTATAACATAATTTCTATTTGTTAGATTGTTGTTGcgattacttatttatttacttacttattgttattgaatgtcatatttatttatttatttatatgttattcttgttattttatttcttattgattaaaaacaaagtcattgagaaagtttatgaaattctgtattttttctatttttagatATTCATTATCTTACAGtcgcatgaatgaatgaatattcattcattactttACATCTTACAGTCCCAATAAGAGTTAAAACtgcaaccccccacccacccatcattCTTTCTTTACTTTCCAGCCCAAAATAATTTCTACAACATAAGTAAAGGACAACTATCAGTAACACGTAGGTACATGTAGGATTTTCCGTTGTTAGTTGTCCTGTACATACGAAAGTAGTCTTCCAGCTCCTGTCAAGCGCTCATTTTCAGACACAAAATACATTCTGTGTGACAAAATGCATTATTCAATGACAAAATCAAGTAATGCCTTGAATTTTGTCCAGAGAAAGACATACTACAGTTACATTTTGTCCACAGAAGCATAAATACATTACTGTCTTTGGTGCCCCGAAATCAAcaggaatgtttcattttgtacaCAGAACTGATATTAGCACCTAGCATATCATGTTCAGAAGGTTGAATGTATCTGCTTTCGTGAATGAAAAAGGGCATTTCatccacaaaatgcattttgtcaaaGAAACAAGTTCATTGCGTGCAGGAAATGCACTTTGtgagtgaaagaaatgcatttagtAGAGGGGCGTAGTACCTTCCAATAACCAGGAGGTGGAGAGCCAACTTTGATTTTGGTAATCCCAATTGACTTTGGCACATATaggaaaatataattttcaaaataacatgagtcttatgcaatttacccaagtaatacaAGCTCTTTAGGTGACACACAaagaatcaattcccatcaacataGTGTCAGAACACATATACTCAGTGACCAAACAATTAAGCAGAACAGACTGagtggtgaaaatgaaatctgcatgagaTTGTCTAGTGTGttcttggtatgaatgtggccataatcatacaagaaaaaaactgaatccATGCCTGAATGCTTGAAACACAAAAGAACTTTATTGAAACAGGAgtggacagggagctgggggaggcACTCAGGTGTGGGGCGTCACTGCACTTGCTGAGTACAGCCTGCCTACAGGTCCCTGTgtagaaaaatagaggttttcagTTAACATGGCATTCACTAGAGTTCAAGGACGACTACACTAATATTCAATATACCCCAGCTTTATCCATGCAAATCACCAAGACAAGCTTAAGCTACAGAATGGTAACAGAGATGGAACAGGACAAGGATTCACTATTGTGAACAGCATATCTTTACCTCAACCACTTTGACCAACTGGACCAGGTCAATTTGTTCATTGGTCTGTTGACATCCTCTAGAACACGGAGTGACTCCACAGGCTGGGGGATCTCAAGTCCACTCTGCTCGGCATCCTCCCGTAAAGGCTCAACTGCGAGAAAGCATGGATTTGCCAAGTCATGCATCTGAGCCTGAGGAACTGAGAGATGATCTACTAGTAGGATTTATGTCGATGGAATTTACCTCTGGATCGCTTTTTTCGTATCAGGCGCATGAAACGGTTGAAAATCTTTTTGAATGGGTTGACTGATTTATGCTTTGGTGGTGTATTGCAGCTACTAGCTGGCAGTGTCTTTGGAGTGAAGCCCTAGggtattagtttaatatgcatcagttaagcaaaccaattccatacatccatccatgcatccatccatcttttgttactgtaattttaaagGAAGGGTAAGTACCAGTGACCTCAGCAGACCAGCTAATCATCCACATCCCACCAGTTTGCAAGTGGACCAACCTTTGTGAAGAACTTGTGGCGACGGACATTCGATAGTGACGGGCGATCCCGTGGGTCGATTCTAAATATCTTGCCCATCAGTTTCCCAGCTTCAATAGAGAGATTCTGCGGTAGAATAAATTTGGCTTCCTTTATATTCTTGAGCATCTCCCAGTAATTGTCATCGTAGAATGCGATTTCCCCAACCAGAAGCTggtacctgtagtaagaaaggcagcaaaggtgtttgaggtctttcacatttgacataaaaatgctgtgcttccaaaagagcaattcctttcagctgtgtgccagtattcatttttcttttctctttcaagaagaaaaaaaaaatatttatgtatgttagacacgtgtcttcttaaaatgttagacagattttattagccatgctgatctttggccgggaggggggttgacagggtatacgtacatgacacagcccagtgcccagacGTCCGCTTCCCTTCCATGGCCCTCTCGTTTCCACACTTCTGGAGCCATGTAGACGGGAGTACCACACACTTctctacaacacacacaaatggaaaacgttaagcgcacatgtgctttagcttgctgtataaacaaatttgaaagcttagccaggaattctgcaaaaaacacctACTTCTCCCTCGGCTTCAGCTTGACCGCCAGTCCGAAATCCCCAATTTTCAGTTCCATTTGGTCATTGATAAATAAattttctgaaagacaaacaaatttgcattaaggatagactcaaatactttgccaaactgcAGACTTTACCAAATTGATAAATTAACACTACACAGAAATCCAGACGACCTACACTCGCAATGCCATGTGAAATGCCAGCATTATTATACAGAAAATTGAGTAAAGCGTGAGTGCATGTACACATACCCAACTTGATGTCCCTGTGGACGTAACCTTGCCGGTGGATGTATGTTAACCCTGAAATCAGCTGGTTAATGTAGTATCGCACTTCGGGCTCAGTCAAAGTCCCCCgagcttttaaaatgtcaccgagtgtctgggcagggagaaacaggggcagcctgatctatcacaaagtctttgccttagtaagacgtctacaaaagtcagggactcacctgcccactgcacaactccatgaaaatatacatgaatttGTCATCTTCGAAAGAGTGGGAGAACCCCACCACATTCTTGTGCCGCAGTgtttttaaaatctgtacttCTTCACAGACCTGAGTGAAATGTCAAACACACCATCTCATAAAGTAaaagggaaatgcagataaactgaaaagagggatgacatcaagcacaatccataccacATACCTCCTCCACTCCCCAGGAATATAGCCGGATGACCTTAACAGCATAGGTGTCGCCAGTTTCAAGATCGGTCATCTTATAGCATTTGCCACAAGCGCCCTAAAAAACATGTCCTCAATATGTTAACAATAAAGAACAtttctgactgaccctgttcaaGCATCTCCTCTCTGCAGAAAAATATCAACTGCGATCACTTTCTACAACATTGTGGTGCACACCTGTCCCAAAAGCTCATCCCTGCCGTAGGACCTTAATGTCTTGGGATCTACCAGAATCTCAGGCACTTCCGATGCCATCTGAGCGCGGGAAGGTTCACTGACAGACATGATTTCACCAGAAGAGAAGCGCGATCCGTAACTAACCCGTGGAATACTCGAAATGGGTAGTGAGCGCTCGCGTTCTAAATTACGTGTACACTGCGTCATCAGTCTTAGAACGCGGCCAAGGCAGCCACGCGATTCGAACTTGTTAGATGGATTACGTCACCACATTGAAAATTACATGGATGGAAAAAGAAGTGAACTTGCTAAGACAATGCAACTAAACACGGATAAAAACTTTTATTACAATCAActttattgaagaaaaaaaatgtgtacaccaaacattcagtttCGGTAATGCAGTAACACATGCTCGGGAGTAAAGCCTTAGAGCAGAGGCCAGGCGGACCGCGGTCCGGGTCCGTACCCAGAAGCTGTCCCATACGGAGCTGGACCGATAGTCAAAACAAAAGGTTATGATTTAGAACCTGACTGGGCGCTTTTATTTTGTCGGCGCAGCTTTTATAGTCTTTTCGGTAGCGGTTTAGCACTAGAACCGCCGTTTCCCACGCCAACGAACGTTAACTGCCAAGCAAGACGCAACTCGCCGTATGCAGCCCTGTCTTTGCGCTAATGTGCCATTAGTGTTAATAGCACCAGCGAAGCTACTGGTGTTCCTTGTTCCTAACAGAGTGGCTTttctgtcctgaaatcgtaaagctttcaaacacagcatgtattatataacatgttgtttattggtgatttcatgctcgtcgaagtttccgctttttaacaactgtataaagtaatgttatttattatataaatcaactcaggtgaaaCAAATGTACGTTTCCAGGGTCGCCGAACCTCGTGTATCTGGCGTgagactcacgctttcagactcacgcaggaaatcttaccgcaaatctatattatttcattataaaccaaaaatgTTATACGTCAAAAATGTAATTACACGATTAGATACCTGAAAAAGTCAGATATCGGTTACATGCAATGTTTATACAACTAATAGGCTACTAAAATATACCACattaaatagttagacattttgaTCTTCTGAACCTTTGCTTCAAGAATTTTAAGTAAACGGCCAACAACCGCTTTATTTACTTCCGCCcttcttccttctctttattccCTTTTCGTTTTTGAAATCCCGAATTGGGGCGGACATTGTTCACGTGTGGCAAATATCTAGCCCGCTAGCTAACAAGCATATCGTACTGTATAAGTAATGTCTAAGCCGTTAAGTTTGCTGCTGCAACATTCGGGCTTAATGAACTAGGTTCATATCTTGTCTTCCTGAAGAAAGGCCCCGAATCTGGACTAAACCGATTTTCACCACGTAAGAGGGTCTCCTACACTGAGATCATTCCCATATATATACCATAGAGATAATTTATATATGGTTTCCAAAGGAGCGTAGTTTAGGTAACCTTGTCCTATCCACGTGTATAAaatgagtttttacctatcgttTCTGGTGCGCATTTCACCTGTCTGTCAGGTGCCGCACTTTACATTCCGTTACAACAATGTGCAtggatgtaaataaatgtaaacagcTGAAAGTGGGACTGATCTCAATGTAGCCCTCCTGCGTGGTGAAAATCGGCGTCTTTCTTCAGGAAGACAAGATATCAACCTACTTCACCAAGCCCGAATGTTGGAGCAGCTTAGACTTTACCTACTTACAAAGTACGTTAGCTATCTGGCTAGATATATGCTACACGTGAACAGTGTGCGACACAAGTCGGGATTTCAAAAACGAAAAGGGAATAAAGAGAGGGAAGAGGGACGGAAGTAAAGAAAGCGGTTGTTGGacgtttgctttcatacaaaaggtcagtttttttttgtttcctgggCAATTGCTTAGAATGTACAATAGCCTATATTAACAGCACGACCGCGCAGAATAGTGCGGTCTTTAGTGTAATATAGTTTGTTTCGATGCGTTAGGCTGCAGCACCTTGCAGCAAGAGCGTGTACGATCTTCCGTTTACtattctaagaaaaaaaagaaaaactaaaattgtaTTAAGCCAACTGCCTTTGGCAGGGGTATTCAACTAAAATGTAAAGACATCCAGTTAGAGAAAATTCTTGAAGCAAAGGTTCAGAAGAtcaaaatgtctaactatttaatGTGGTATATTTTAGTAGCCTATTAGTTGTATAAACATTGCATGTAACCGATATCTGACTTTTTCAGGTATCTAATCGTGTAATTACATTTTTGACGTATAAcatttttggtttataatgaaataatatagatttgcggtaagatttcctgcgtgagtctgaaagcgtgagtctcACGCCAGATACACGAGGTTCGGCGACCCTGGAAACGTACATTTGtttcacctgagttgatttatataataaataacattactttatacagttgttaaaaagcggaaacttcgacgagcatgaaatcaccaataaacaacatgttatataatacatgctgtgtttgaaagctttacgatttcaggacagaaAAGCCACTCTGTTAGGAACAAGGAACACCAGTAGCTTCGCTGGTGCTATTAACACTAATGGCACATTAGCGCAAAGACAGGGCTGCATACGGCGAGTTGCGTCTTGCTTGGCAGTTAACGTTCGTTGGCGTGGGAAACGGCGGTTCTAGTGCTAAACCGCTACCGAAAAGACTATAAAAGCTGCGCCGACAAAATAAAAGCGCCCAGTCAGGTTCTAAATCATAACCTTTTGTTTTGACTATCGGTCCAGCTCCGTATGGGACAGCTTCTGGGTACGGACCCGGACCGCGGTCCGCCTGGCCTCTGCTCTAAGGCTTTACTCCCGAGCATGTGTTACTGCATT is part of the Brienomyrus brachyistius isolate T26 unplaced genomic scaffold, BBRACH_0.4 scaffold41, whole genome shotgun sequence genome and harbors:
- the LOC125722696 gene encoding serine/threonine-protein kinase PLK3-like; the protein is MTQCTRNLERERSLPISSIPRVSYGSRFSSGEIMSVSEPSRAQMASEVPEILVDPKTLRSYGRDELLGQGACGKCYKMTDLETGDTYAVKVIRLYSWGVEEVCEEVQILKTLRHKNVVGFSHSFEDDKFMYIFMELCSGQTLGDILKARGTLTEPEVRYYINQLISGLTYIHRQGYVHRDIKLENLFINDQMELKIGDFGLAVKLKPREKEVCGTPVYMAPEVWKREGHGREADVWALGCVMYQLLVGEIAFYDDNYWEMLKNIKEAKFILPQNLSIEAGKLMGKIFRIDPRDRPSLSNVRRHKFFTKGFTPKTLPASSCNTPPKHKSVNPFKKIFNRFMRLIRKKRSRVEPLREDAEQSGLEIPQPVESLRVLEDVNRPMNKLTWSSWSKWLRDL